In Musa acuminata AAA Group cultivar baxijiao chromosome BXJ2-3, Cavendish_Baxijiao_AAA, whole genome shotgun sequence, the following proteins share a genomic window:
- the LOC135606935 gene encoding probable E3 ubiquitin-protein ligase XBOS32 isoform X1 — MGFLSIMGNSFGCSASGERLVSAARDGDLQEAKALLEYNPRLARYSTFGVRNSPLHYSAAQGHHEIVSLLIESGVDINLRNISGQTALMKACQYGHWEVVQTLMLFKANIHRTDYLNGGTALHLAALNGHTRCVRLLLTDYVPSIPEFWNMMRGKSTHESSIPDFDKSSLSKLVNQKADGGITALHMAALNGHAETMHLLLDLGASVSQVTVEDGSTIDLIGAGSSPLHYAACGGSAVCCEVLIARGASLDAENSNGWTPLMVARSWHRNWLEGILSNQPDHRVKILPSPYISLPLMSIMRIAREFGWRSTIQSPACIDPCVVCLERRCTVAAEGCNHEFCTRCALYLCSTNSTSTILSSPPGSIPCPLCRHAIVSFAKIPGMSPMRELPRTSLSLSLCATCPAADGSDSTTPMATQLCKPDFHCTRIPPLGSSSFWSLSCQRFPPTKLYSSLCMGVPETSSCLMRCSRSLRRSASQGESSGRSCLFAFSHIADSS; from the exons ATGGGGTTTCTAAGTATTATGGGGAATTCCTTCGGGTGCTCTGCATCAGGGGAGAGACTGGTCTCCGCGGCAAGAGATGGGGACCTTCAGGAGGCCAAAGCGCTACTGGAATACAATCCCCGGCTTGCCCGGTACTCGACCTTTGGTGTTAGGAACTCACCCCTTCATTATTCTGCAGCTCAGGGCCACCATGAG ATTGTCTCTCTTTTGATCGAATCTGGAGTTGACATTAACCTGAGGAACATAAGCGGACAG ACTGCATTAATGAAAGCTTGTCAATATGGTCACTGGGAGGTTGTTCAGACTCTTATGCTTTTCAAAGCTAAT ATTCACAGAACAGATTATCTCAATGGTGGAACAGCTCTCCACTTAGCTGCTCTGAATGGGCACACTCGTTGCGTCCGTCTTCTCCTTACCGACTATGTTCCAAGCATACCTGAATTTTGGAATATGATGAGGGGAAAATCAACCCATGAATCCTCTATTCCTGACTTTGACAAGAG TTCCTTGTCTAAACTAGTTAACCAAAAGGCAGATGGAGGCATCACGGCACTTCATATGGCAGCACTAAATGGGCATGCGGAGACTATGCACTTACTCTTAGACTTGGGTGCTTCTGTTTCCCAGGTCACGGTGGAAGACGGGTCAACAATTGATCTGATAG GTGCTGGAAGCTCGCCCCTCCACTATGCTGCTTGTGGTGGAAGTGCAGTTTGCTGTGAG GTTCTTATTGCCAGAGGAGCTAGTTTGGATGCTGAAAACTCGAATGG TTGGACTCCTTTAATGGTAGCCCGTTCATGGCATAGAAATTGGCTTGAGGGCATCTTAAGTAATCAACCAGATCATCGCGTAAAGATCCTTCCTTCCCCGTATATATCTCTTCCCCTTATGAGCATCATGAGGATTGCTAG AGAATTTGGTTGGAGAAGCACAATCCAGTCGCCTGCATGCATTGATCCATGTGTTGTTTGCTTGGAAAGAAGAtgcacagttgctgctgaag GTTGCAATCATGAGTTCTGCACCAGATGTGCTCTCTACCTGTGTTCCACCAACAGCACATCCACCATCCTGTCTTCTCCGCCGGGATCAATACCCTGCCCCCTCTGCCGGCACGCCATCGTATCGTTTGCCAAGATCCCAGGGATGAGCCCAATGAGGGAGCTGCCAAGAACGAGCCTCTCCTTGTCTCTCTGCGCCACATGCCCAGCCGCGGACGGATCGGATTCTACTACTCCCATGGCCACTCAGCTCTGCAAGCCAGACTTCCACTGCACACGGATCCCTCCTCTGGGTTCCTCCTCGTTCTGGTCATTGAGCTGCCAAAGGTTCCCCCCCACCAAGCTATACTCCTCGCTCTGCATGGGAGTTCCTGAGACGAGCTCATGCCTGATGAGATGCTCGAGGTCTTTGAGGCGATCGGCCTCTCAAGGGGAGAGCAGTGGGAGATCGTGTCTTTTTGCCTTCAGCCATATTGCCGACAGCAGTTGA
- the LOC135606935 gene encoding probable E3 ubiquitin-protein ligase XBOS32 isoform X2: MMHANGERLVSAARDGDLQEAKALLEYNPRLARYSTFGVRNSPLHYSAAQGHHEIVSLLIESGVDINLRNISGQTALMKACQYGHWEVVQTLMLFKANIHRTDYLNGGTALHLAALNGHTRCVRLLLTDYVPSIPEFWNMMRGKSTHESSIPDFDKSSLSKLVNQKADGGITALHMAALNGHAETMHLLLDLGASVSQVTVEDGSTIDLIGAGSSPLHYAACGGSAVCCEVLIARGASLDAENSNGWTPLMVARSWHRNWLEGILSNQPDHRVKILPSPYISLPLMSIMRIAREFGWRSTIQSPACIDPCVVCLERRCTVAAEGCNHEFCTRCALYLCSTNSTSTILSSPPGSIPCPLCRHAIVSFAKIPGMSPMRELPRTSLSLSLCATCPAADGSDSTTPMATQLCKPDFHCTRIPPLGSSSFWSLSCQRFPPTKLYSSLCMGVPETSSCLMRCSRSLRRSASQGESSGRSCLFAFSHIADSS; the protein is encoded by the exons ATGATGCATGCCAATG GGGAGAGACTGGTCTCCGCGGCAAGAGATGGGGACCTTCAGGAGGCCAAAGCGCTACTGGAATACAATCCCCGGCTTGCCCGGTACTCGACCTTTGGTGTTAGGAACTCACCCCTTCATTATTCTGCAGCTCAGGGCCACCATGAG ATTGTCTCTCTTTTGATCGAATCTGGAGTTGACATTAACCTGAGGAACATAAGCGGACAG ACTGCATTAATGAAAGCTTGTCAATATGGTCACTGGGAGGTTGTTCAGACTCTTATGCTTTTCAAAGCTAAT ATTCACAGAACAGATTATCTCAATGGTGGAACAGCTCTCCACTTAGCTGCTCTGAATGGGCACACTCGTTGCGTCCGTCTTCTCCTTACCGACTATGTTCCAAGCATACCTGAATTTTGGAATATGATGAGGGGAAAATCAACCCATGAATCCTCTATTCCTGACTTTGACAAGAG TTCCTTGTCTAAACTAGTTAACCAAAAGGCAGATGGAGGCATCACGGCACTTCATATGGCAGCACTAAATGGGCATGCGGAGACTATGCACTTACTCTTAGACTTGGGTGCTTCTGTTTCCCAGGTCACGGTGGAAGACGGGTCAACAATTGATCTGATAG GTGCTGGAAGCTCGCCCCTCCACTATGCTGCTTGTGGTGGAAGTGCAGTTTGCTGTGAG GTTCTTATTGCCAGAGGAGCTAGTTTGGATGCTGAAAACTCGAATGG TTGGACTCCTTTAATGGTAGCCCGTTCATGGCATAGAAATTGGCTTGAGGGCATCTTAAGTAATCAACCAGATCATCGCGTAAAGATCCTTCCTTCCCCGTATATATCTCTTCCCCTTATGAGCATCATGAGGATTGCTAG AGAATTTGGTTGGAGAAGCACAATCCAGTCGCCTGCATGCATTGATCCATGTGTTGTTTGCTTGGAAAGAAGAtgcacagttgctgctgaag GTTGCAATCATGAGTTCTGCACCAGATGTGCTCTCTACCTGTGTTCCACCAACAGCACATCCACCATCCTGTCTTCTCCGCCGGGATCAATACCCTGCCCCCTCTGCCGGCACGCCATCGTATCGTTTGCCAAGATCCCAGGGATGAGCCCAATGAGGGAGCTGCCAAGAACGAGCCTCTCCTTGTCTCTCTGCGCCACATGCCCAGCCGCGGACGGATCGGATTCTACTACTCCCATGGCCACTCAGCTCTGCAAGCCAGACTTCCACTGCACACGGATCCCTCCTCTGGGTTCCTCCTCGTTCTGGTCATTGAGCTGCCAAAGGTTCCCCCCCACCAAGCTATACTCCTCGCTCTGCATGGGAGTTCCTGAGACGAGCTCATGCCTGATGAGATGCTCGAGGTCTTTGAGGCGATCGGCCTCTCAAGGGGAGAGCAGTGGGAGATCGTGTCTTTTTGCCTTCAGCCATATTGCCGACAGCAGTTGA